Proteins from a single region of Verrucomicrobiota bacterium:
- the frr gene encoding ribosome recycling factor, producing MITLDDVLLETDDKMQKCMDSVEHEMSSIRTGKANPGLVENLHVEAYEGVLSKLREVASISTPEPRMILIQPWDSSILKAIAMAIQKANIGLSANIDGKIIRIPIPELSQERRTEMVKVVRKMAEDGRVAVRAVRRSGIEDLKKLQKDGKITEDNLKTAEKEIQEYTDKYVKHIDGQLEKKEAELLKI from the coding sequence ATGATAACTCTTGATGATGTACTATTAGAAACCGACGATAAAATGCAGAAATGTATGGATAGCGTGGAGCACGAAATGTCCTCGATCCGCACAGGCAAAGCAAACCCCGGCCTCGTGGAGAATCTCCATGTGGAAGCTTATGAAGGCGTACTGAGCAAATTGCGCGAGGTGGCGAGTATATCCACACCAGAACCCCGCATGATCCTGATCCAACCGTGGGACTCGAGTATTCTTAAAGCCATCGCCATGGCGATCCAAAAAGCCAATATCGGATTGTCAGCAAATATTGACGGAAAAATCATCCGCATTCCGATCCCCGAGCTTTCACAGGAACGCCGCACGGAAATGGTGAAAGTCGTCCGAAAAATGGCGGAAGACGGGCGCGTAGCTGTCCGTGCCGTGCGCCGCAGCGGGATTGAAGACCTCAAAAAACTCCAAAAAGACGGAAAGATCACAGAGGACAACTTAAAAACCGCTGAAAAAGAAATCCAAGAATACACCGACAAATATGTAAAACACATTGACGGCCAGCTGGAGAAAAAAGAAGCTGAACTACTCAAGATTTAA
- a CDS encoding glutaredoxin family protein, producing MSTIIPDLYVKPGCPWCEEAIDFLDNHGIQYNRIDVISDQKAFVEMIRISGQSKAPTMTWGEDILSDFGAAELEPFLRKHKVIE from the coding sequence ATGAGTACTATTATTCCTGATCTTTATGTAAAGCCCGGTTGCCCTTGGTGCGAAGAAGCGATTGATTTCCTCGATAACCATGGAATTCAATACAACCGTATCGACGTGATCTCAGACCAGAAAGCGTTTGTGGAGATGATCCGCATTAGCGGTCAGAGTAAAGCCCCCACTATGACATGGGGGGAAGACATCCTCTCTGATTTCGGGGCCGCCGAGCTGGAGCCATTCCTCCGAAAACACAAAGTGATTGAATAA
- a CDS encoding Tex family protein, producing the protein MVDLHFEKVAKELSLKPIQVKAVSLLIEGGATVPFIARYRKEITGSLDEVQIAKIRDRLTELVDLDSRRESILKSLTERNLLHDTLKKGIEAAQNLNELEDLYQPYKPKKRTRAQIAKEKDLEPLADLIFDSQETVDPVTEARKYINPEKEVKTEEDALVGARDIIAEKISDDKTAREKIRALFLQHAEIKSRVVPGKEEEGSKFKDYFEWVEPIRSIPSHRLLAIRRGEAEGFLYYRIQPAEDQAINILEDLFCKGKSAGALQVKAAISDCYKRLLSLSMETEARLDGKKRADQEGIRVFAENLRELLLASPLGQKCILALDPGFRTGCKLTILDAQGKLLHNDVIYPAMGKMEVEESAVKIRGFCQHFKIEAIAIGNGTASRETETFVKGLKLAPSITVVMVNESGASIYSASDVAREEFPDHDITVRGSVSIGRRLQDPLAELVKLDPKSIGVGQYQHDVEQTLLKRGLDDVVISCVNNVGVEVNSASKQLLSYVSGLNAQIALNIINHRNETGPFKSRADLQKVPRLGPKAFEQAAGFMRIRGATNPLDSSAVHPESYHVVEKMATDLGCSVTDLMSKEELRKKIDLHKYVDDKVGLPTLKDIMNELAKPGRDPRQQFEAFSFAEGVNEMSDLKTGMKLPGIITNVTAFGAFVDIGVHQDGLVHVSQLSDQFVQNAADVVKVAQRVEVTITEIDLARKRIALSMKKNPVIGENRAGGGGPKPKTDSAQRNPSRGSSSSGFGSAFGDAFSKLK; encoded by the coding sequence ATGGTTGATCTTCATTTTGAAAAAGTCGCTAAGGAACTCTCACTAAAACCCATTCAGGTTAAAGCCGTTTCCCTTCTGATTGAAGGGGGGGCCACGGTGCCATTCATCGCCCGTTACCGTAAGGAAATCACCGGCTCCCTCGATGAAGTGCAAATCGCGAAAATCCGTGACCGTCTCACTGAGCTAGTCGACCTAGACTCCCGTCGTGAATCAATCCTCAAATCCCTGACCGAACGCAATTTGCTCCACGACACCTTGAAAAAAGGAATCGAAGCCGCCCAAAACCTCAATGAACTTGAAGATCTTTACCAGCCCTATAAACCCAAAAAACGCACCCGCGCACAAATCGCCAAGGAAAAGGATCTCGAACCCCTAGCCGATCTTATTTTTGATTCACAAGAAACGGTGGATCCGGTCACGGAAGCCCGGAAATATATCAACCCTGAAAAAGAAGTGAAAACCGAGGAAGACGCCCTCGTCGGGGCGCGGGATATCATTGCCGAAAAAATCAGCGACGACAAAACTGCGCGCGAGAAAATCCGCGCCCTTTTCCTCCAGCACGCCGAGATCAAATCCCGGGTGGTGCCGGGCAAGGAAGAGGAAGGGTCCAAATTCAAGGATTACTTTGAATGGGTCGAGCCGATCCGTTCGATCCCCTCGCACCGTTTGCTGGCGATCCGCCGCGGGGAAGCCGAAGGATTCCTTTATTACCGTATCCAGCCAGCCGAAGACCAGGCGATCAATATCCTCGAAGACCTTTTCTGCAAAGGCAAATCTGCCGGCGCCCTCCAAGTCAAGGCGGCCATTAGTGATTGTTATAAACGGTTATTAAGCCTGTCGATGGAAACAGAAGCCCGGCTCGATGGGAAAAAAAGGGCTGATCAAGAGGGCATCCGCGTTTTTGCCGAGAACCTGCGTGAATTGCTTTTAGCCTCTCCCCTCGGTCAAAAGTGTATTCTCGCCCTCGACCCAGGCTTCCGCACTGGTTGCAAGCTCACGATCCTCGATGCCCAAGGCAAATTGCTCCACAATGATGTTATTTATCCAGCCATGGGGAAAATGGAGGTCGAAGAATCCGCTGTTAAAATCCGCGGCTTTTGCCAACATTTTAAAATCGAGGCCATCGCCATCGGTAACGGCACTGCCAGTCGTGAAACAGAGACTTTTGTCAAAGGACTCAAACTCGCCCCCTCTATTACTGTGGTCATGGTCAATGAAAGTGGTGCCTCCATTTACTCCGCCTCGGACGTCGCCCGTGAGGAATTCCCCGACCACGACATTACCGTCCGTGGCTCGGTGTCCATCGGCCGCCGCCTACAAGACCCGCTGGCGGAACTCGTCAAGCTCGACCCAAAATCAATCGGGGTCGGCCAATACCAGCATGATGTCGAGCAGACACTCCTGAAACGCGGGCTCGATGATGTCGTCATTTCCTGTGTGAATAATGTCGGGGTCGAGGTGAATAGCGCGAGTAAACAACTCCTGAGTTATGTCTCCGGTCTCAACGCACAAATCGCCCTAAATATCATTAATCACCGGAATGAAACCGGTCCCTTCAAATCCCGGGCCGACCTGCAAAAGGTCCCGCGCCTCGGGCCAAAGGCATTTGAGCAGGCCGCAGGATTCATGCGCATCCGCGGGGCTACAAACCCCCTGGACTCAAGTGCAGTCCACCCCGAAAGTTACCATGTCGTCGAAAAAATGGCTACGGATCTGGGATGCTCCGTCACGGACCTTATGTCGAAGGAGGAACTCCGCAAAAAAATCGATCTCCACAAGTATGTCGATGATAAGGTAGGGCTCCCCACGCTCAAGGATATCATGAATGAGCTGGCCAAACCCGGACGCGACCCGCGCCAGCAATTTGAAGCTTTTAGTTTCGCCGAGGGCGTTAATGAAATGAGCGACCTAAAGACCGGTATGAAACTGCCGGGCATCATCACCAATGTCACCGCTTTTGGTGCCTTTGTAGATATCGGTGTCCACCAGGACGGCCTCGTCCACGTCAGCCAGCTCTCAGATCAATTTGTCCAAAATGCTGCCGATGTCGTCAAAGTGGCCCAACGCGTCGAAGTCACCATCACAGAAATCGACCTCGCACGTAAACGTATCGCCCTATCCATGAAGAAAAATCCTGTTATCGGTGAGAACCGTGCCGGTGGCGGGGGACCAAAACCTAAAACTGACAGTGCACAGCGTAACCCAAGTCGCGGCAGCTCCTCCTCCGGTTTCGGCAGCGCCTTTGGGGATGCTTTTTCCAAGCTGAAATGA
- a CDS encoding SulP family inorganic anion transporter: MNSQKKKKRPFFQPRIIDVFKQGYKGRDFTSDLMGGITVGLIALPLAMALGIASIPAGVATNYPAPAIGLFTAIFAGFLISLLGGTRVQIGGPTAAFIPVVLLIVEKHGYSGLVVATLMAGTILVIMGITRMGTLIKFIPWPVTSGFTTGIAVSIMATQLADFFGITGKTPPPREFIEKLRWFYENIGMVNLATLGASIVCLGLILMWPKFGWKRLPGSIVAMFLVTVVVAAFGWGDSSGILTVGAKFGTNAIPSGLPEFHLPHFDLALIRSLIGPATALALLGAIESLLSAVVADGMTNDRHDSNTELIAQGIANIVCPFFGGLPATGAIARTSANINNGGKTPVSGLIHSITLLLIVILFARYAVYIPMAAMAAVLVAVSLRMGEWHEIKRLGKMPRSDAAVLLTTFFLTVIFDLVVAVEIGMVLAAMLFIRRISETTEVSLVTGEDMLESPSQMAQGKDIPKGVLVYRIFGPFLFGAAEKMEDAMEGMGELPKILILRLHLVTAMDATALNALESVVERLKNAGGTVIISGIHLQPLKLLQKAGFINVIGKENFQATFDDSLERSREILQLTGDKTK, translated from the coding sequence ATGAACTCCCAGAAGAAAAAGAAACGTCCCTTTTTCCAGCCCAGAATCATTGATGTTTTTAAGCAGGGGTATAAGGGGAGGGATTTTACGAGTGATCTCATGGGCGGCATTACGGTCGGGCTGATTGCCTTGCCTTTGGCGATGGCCTTAGGAATTGCCAGTATCCCCGCAGGAGTCGCCACAAATTATCCTGCGCCTGCCATCGGGCTATTTACCGCGATTTTTGCTGGGTTCCTGATCTCATTGCTCGGTGGCACCCGTGTCCAGATCGGGGGACCTACCGCGGCATTTATTCCTGTGGTCCTGCTGATTGTCGAAAAACATGGGTACTCCGGCCTTGTGGTAGCGACTTTGATGGCGGGAACGATCCTTGTCATTATGGGGATTACTCGGATGGGAACACTCATTAAATTTATCCCGTGGCCGGTGACGAGTGGATTTACGACCGGTATTGCTGTGTCGATTATGGCGACACAACTTGCAGACTTCTTCGGGATCACAGGAAAGACCCCACCCCCCCGAGAATTTATTGAAAAGCTCCGATGGTTTTATGAAAATATAGGGATGGTCAATCTGGCGACCTTGGGTGCATCCATCGTTTGCCTGGGACTCATTTTAATGTGGCCGAAATTTGGCTGGAAACGTTTACCCGGTTCGATTGTTGCGATGTTCTTGGTAACGGTCGTTGTCGCGGCTTTTGGGTGGGGAGACTCGTCCGGGATCCTGACGGTAGGGGCGAAATTTGGGACAAACGCGATTCCTTCCGGATTACCGGAGTTTCATCTACCTCATTTTGATTTGGCCTTGATCCGGAGTTTGATTGGTCCGGCTACAGCTCTGGCTTTACTGGGTGCCATAGAGTCCCTTTTGTCCGCTGTTGTGGCCGATGGCATGACGAATGACCGGCATGACAGTAATACAGAACTCATCGCCCAAGGCATTGCCAATATTGTTTGCCCGTTTTTCGGAGGGCTGCCCGCCACCGGTGCCATTGCCCGGACGTCGGCTAATATTAATAATGGGGGGAAAACCCCTGTTTCGGGTTTGATTCATTCGATTACCCTTTTACTGATTGTTATTCTTTTTGCCCGTTACGCAGTTTATATCCCGATGGCGGCTATGGCTGCGGTGTTGGTGGCAGTATCCCTAAGGATGGGGGAATGGCATGAGATCAAGCGTCTCGGGAAGATGCCGCGGAGTGATGCTGCGGTGTTACTGACGACATTCTTTTTGACCGTGATTTTCGATCTGGTCGTCGCAGTGGAAATCGGCATGGTCCTGGCCGCCATGCTTTTTATCCGGCGCATTTCAGAGACAACCGAGGTTTCCCTCGTGACCGGTGAGGATATGCTCGAGAGCCCCTCGCAAATGGCGCAAGGTAAGGACATCCCGAAAGGGGTCTTAGTTTACCGGATTTTCGGGCCGTTTCTTTTTGGGGCAGCGGAAAAAATGGAAGATGCCATGGAGGGAATGGGTGAATTACCCAAAATACTGATTTTAAGATTACACCTGGTGACAGCAATGGATGCCACGGCATTAAACGCACTGGAGAGCGTCGTGGAACGCCTGAAAAATGCAGGGGGCACTGTGATCATCAGTGGCATCCACCTTCAACCCCTCAAGCTTTTGCAGAAAGCAGGGTTTATTAATGTTATTGGGAAAGAAAATTTTCAGGCTACTTTTGATGACTCATTGGAAAGGTCCCGGGAAATCCTCCAGTTGACCGGGGATAAGACGAAGTAA